The genome window TCAAATATAAATTAATAATATAATATTTTATTATTTTCATGGCGATTTCATGAATGGAGAAAAAATGAAAAAATTAGAGAAAATTTTAGAAAAAAGGGGATGTAGTATGGATCTTCATGCTAATGTTATGGAAATGACATTTGAAAAGGATGAAGATGCTGAATGGTTTGAAAAAATAGTAGAGGCCAGCCCTGAAGATTCTGCTGTATCGTGTTTAATGACCATGAAGCGTCTGGGAAATAAAAAGGCCCGACACAAGTTTGTATTCAATGTTACCGACATGGATAATTTCATAGACCTTATGGATGAGTAATTAATGAGTATATTTTTCTTTTTTGATTTTATATAGGACTCAACTAGGCTTGGTTTTTTATTAATTTAACCTGAGAAAAATATTTCTAAAATTAGAGATTTTGTTAGAGACATTTTTATAGGTGTTTGAGTAAAATTTTTTAGAATTATTAATTTCGCGAATTTCTAATGATCTTATATCTATGTTAGTTCCACCAATTGAAGAGGGCACTAGCATTAAGTTTGTTAATAAAAATTCTTTTGATAAATAAACGTAAATATCCAGATCATCGTTTTCATAATAATATGAATAAAATTTATTATATCCAGTATGGTTAACTGATTGTTTGGTGGTGTAATACACTTCCAAAACACCAGAAGATTTGGCTTTCATGGATATTTTAATTATAACATCATTATCTTCATTTAATTTTTGAATTTCTTTTAAATATATTTTAGAATCATTCCCTGATGTTTTAATATTTAAAATATTTTTATCAACACTTAAGTCTGTATTGTGAACTGAAGGAATATTCAAAGAATATTTAGAAGGATTTAAATTGAATAAAATTATTTTAGAGTCATTAAAGACTTTACTATGGTCATTAGGAATTGGAAAGTAATTTTTTCCTTTGTCAATGTATCTAAGATTGGGATGGCGACAAATAAACCATGGCTGTGGTGTAGTAACTATTTTATCCTCATTTTCTGATAACCAGGCCCCCCACCAGCTAAAAGAACTATTGGCTATTATAAAATGTTTACATAGTGACATTAAATGAAGGTCTTTGTGTCCTTTTTCGATATCGTTGTGGGTGACTTGATAAGTAGGGTGTGAAATATGGATATTTTTCTTAACCCATTGATGATCATCAGAAAAAATAAAAAATTTAGGGTTTTCTACGCGCTTTTCTATGAAAGAAACCGCTTTTTTGTAGTAATCAGTACTACACGTTCCAAACTTGGTATAATCCAGATAATCTCCTCTACGGATATGCATTGCCACGGCATTATGGTCTTTTATATCTTTGGCAATGACCTTATCTTTGCCATTAAGAGGATTTTTAAATTGTAAATCTTTTCTAATTATTTTTTCATTATGCATAAAATATTTTTCAGATTGCCAGTAACCATCAAAGTGTGCCGGAATTTGTAGTTTATTGAAATTTTTTAGAGAAGGAAAGTCGGTTATTTTGCTAAAGGAAATTTCATCATAAAAATTAAGATTTGCAATTGATTTTATATCATTAGAGAATTTCAAGTCATCATTTATTTTGAAATAATGTAAATTATAGCAGTCATGTATTATAGATTTAGAATACTCACTATCATAATGTGATAAATCAAATAAAAGATCTGTATTTAAGTCATGGGATAATGAACGACCAAAAGCGTATTGGAACAACTGATTTCCAAGGCCTGCTTTTAAATTAACAGTTATCATGTATAAATCTCCAGGAATATAATTAATTTTTTCAATAAGCTCTTTGTTTGTAGATTTAAATTTGGGAACTTGAATAATTTATTCTTTAAGTAGATCTTCTACTCTTTGGGCAAATTCAAAGTCCAAATCTGTTAAACCACTAACATCATGAGTGAAAATACTTAATTCTACTTTTCCAGCACCAATACTCATTTCTGGGTCATGTTGCATTTTTTCAGCCAGACGACCCACTTTAACCGCTAGATGCATGGACCCGGCCAGGTCATTAAAATAAAAAGTCCCCAATAAATGATGATTATCAATTACTTGCCAGTTTTCCAATTTAGATGCCCTTTCTTTTATTTTTTCAGGGTTTAGAAGCTTTAATTTGGTCATTTTATCAGTTTAATATAGTGGGGATTTTTAGAATTCAATTTCCACTTTTTTAATTTCTAATTAATACTTGAAATTACTTCATATTAATTATATATTATTATATGGAATTAATAATTAAATCAGTATAATGATATTATAATAATTTAAATATATTAATAGGTGTTTCTATAATGACCCCAGGAATTTTAGTAGCCATAATAGGAATTATACTGGTAATTGTTTATATACTGGTTAAATTTGGCCGTTTATATTATAAGGCCACCAAAAAATGATTTTTTTATTTTGATGCTTTATTAAAAAATTATATCGAAATTAATAAATCATTGAGTTAATAAATATTATATAATAATATATCAGAATTTTTTAAATCAGGGGATGGTTGGATTTGTCACAAGATATAGAAACTTTAACATTTATTAAGAAAAATAAAGCTGGAAAACTAAAACAATTGATTGTTCCAGAAGAATTCATCAGAGATTTACATTATTCCAGTGAAAAACATCTCATGATAATGATCAGGGTCATGGGTAGGGACTCGACCATGGTAAGGGATTATTTTAATGGTACTGAGGGTGAAATTTTCAGTATCAAAACCAGTAAAGGATGTGGAATGGATGAAATATCCAGTGATTTCATGTTAACTTCACTTTATATGGATGAGGGAGCCTCTCTTTCGGTAGATATTAATCAGGAACCGGCCATGGTGCGTATACTGATGGATCTGGAAATGAGGGAATAACTTTAAATATTAATTTCATCTATTTTTTATTTTTTTAGTCTTTACTTCCATAGGATCTGACATGTTTCCAGGCCTTTTTATAGTTTTCAAATCCTTTTTTAGAAGCGTATATTTCCATATTTTCTCGGGAAAACAATTTCCTATCTTTACCTACGGGACATACTTTTATACAGATTCCACAAGGACTTGTATATTTTTCTCTTAAACTTTTGCTTCTCTTAGCACAGCTTATTTTGTCTATTAGGGGAATAATATCATTATTATGCTTTGATATTGGTGGTATGGCGGTTACCGGGCAATCTTCAATGCAAAGCTGGCACTGAGTACATAGGTCGTCACCAGGTATTTCATCTGATTCTATTTCTGCCGAGGTGAAAATAGAAGTAAATCTTACTCTGGGACCGTATTCTGGTGTTAAAATCGTGTTGTTTTGACCAAAAGATCCCATTCCTGCTAGGTAAGCAGCATGGCGGTGGGAAAAGAAGGCCATTGGTTTTTTAAGAAGTACATCTATGTCCCCATAACCATCCCTGGGAAGATAGATGGAGGCAAATCCTTTTTGATTTAAATATTCTGATAATTCATAGGCCTTAGAATCTAAAAGTGAATTAACGGTTTTATATAATTCGTGGTAGTAAATGGAAGGGGCGGTTTCCACTATGGGCAGTTGTAATGGAATTCCCATAACAATCACGGTTTTTGTTTCGGGGTAGATATTTTGTGGCCAGAATTGGGGGGGAATCCAATCTTTAAATTTGTTAGGAAGCTCTTCTGGAGGATTTTCCCACCGCCCTACTTGACTAAACCCTACCAAATATATACCTTGTTGGTGGCATTCTTTTAAAATTTCTTTTTTTAAGTGACTGGCCATTCTAATTCATTTCCTTTTTTGGTATTGATTAAAAAAATACTCAGTAATCAAAAGATTTATCTACATGTTTATCTGTATATTATTAATTACAATTAATATATTTTTTATTGTAATTGTTTTTCACTCAAATCAATTTGAAAACATTGAATATTGCTGATTTTGCAATATTTTCTAATAATTTTGTGTTTCTTTGAGTGTCGTG of Methanobacteriaceae archaeon contains these proteins:
- a CDS encoding alpha-1,2-fucosyltransferase — its product is MPGDLYMITVNLKAGLGNQLFQYAFGRSLSHDLNTDLLFDLSHYDSEYSKSIIHDCYNLHYFKINDDLKFSNDIKSIANLNFYDEISFSKITDFPSLKNFNKLQIPAHFDGYWQSEKYFMHNEKIIRKDLQFKNPLNGKDKVIAKDIKDHNAVAMHIRRGDYLDYTKFGTCSTDYYKKAVSFIEKRVENPKFFIFSDDHQWVKKNIHISHPTYQVTHNDIEKGHKDLHLMSLCKHFIIANSSFSWWGAWLSENEDKIVTTPQPWFICRHPNLRYIDKGKNYFPIPNDHSKVFNDSKIILFNLNPSKYSLNIPSVHNTDLSVDKNILNIKTSGNDSKIYLKEIQKLNEDNDVIIKISMKAKSSGVLEVYYTTKQSVNHTGYNKFYSYYYENDDLDIYVYLSKEFLLTNLMLVPSSIGGTNIDIRSLEIREINNSKKFYSNTYKNVSNKISNFRNIFLRLN
- a CDS encoding 4a-hydroxytetrahydrobiopterin dehydratase; its protein translation is MTKLKLLNPEKIKERASKLENWQVIDNHHLLGTFYFNDLAGSMHLAVKVGRLAEKMQHDPEMSIGAGKVELSIFTHDVSGLTDLDFEFAQRVEDLLKE
- a CDS encoding epoxyqueuosine reductase translates to MASHLKKEILKECHQQGIYLVGFSQVGRWENPPEELPNKFKDWIPPQFWPQNIYPETKTVIVMGIPLQLPIVETAPSIYYHELYKTVNSLLDSKAYELSEYLNQKGFASIYLPRDGYGDIDVLLKKPMAFFSHRHAAYLAGMGSFGQNNTILTPEYGPRVRFTSIFTSAEIESDEIPGDDLCTQCQLCIEDCPVTAIPPISKHNNDIIPLIDKISCAKRSKSLREKYTSPCGICIKVCPVGKDRKLFSRENMEIYASKKGFENYKKAWKHVRSYGSKD